A genomic window from Malassezia vespertilionis chromosome 6, complete sequence includes:
- the SOG2 gene encoding RAM signaling network component (COG:S; EggNog:ENOG503NWQU) translates to MPVPPSSPGHALHRPSAVMDTVSVPGSPGAIAPTGLRMLSLPTVGATQAAADAAVAAMNLAPTRRFDPMLSKEERADTRVDSQRTRYFRRLSALPPPPVHAPVLPTPLLKFVDAIRGILFSLSQIYAALQQHICVSTDESVAAQFQRPLGVSDVSLTMLIGALDKFDVAAQRGVPEPPVLRFVLDACQESVRTFQRMVAMLHMQLSQLEQSVDVRFTRTLLLMLYGSVAEIRNSAAIMSPQMTAVMPYLAQDACAEQEGNESPPSLLATPLSHARSAKHKGGSISSIASLRAPHMSPSASWKVSPRIGAPSPSAATRTPKGPVRSLSGPCRAGAPEPSAIDAQLYSLLNQVTDSSLAIWHELHTYIQSSLQQDTSPAQPGTPTGTRSRRLRDVDEMCKSTMELTSRLQGTMARFHEDAARNAAAAPDDAQQLWEEANHFVRAIIHISTLIKAVAANNPFPRELMRRVGELNHGCSTLAAELLRVCP, encoded by the coding sequence ATGCCCGTGCCGCCGAGCTCGCCGgggcatgcgctgcacaggccCTCTGCAGTTATGGATACTGTGTCGGTGCCTGGCTCGCCAGGGGCTATAGCGCCGACGGGCTTGCGTATGCTGAGTCTGCCCACGGTCggtgcgacgcaagcagcCGCCGACGCGGCCGTGGCGGCAATGAATTTGGCtcccacgcggcgcttcgacCCCATGCTATCGAAAGAAGAGCGGGCAGACACGCGCGTAGATTCGCAGCGTACGCGCTATTTTCGACGGCTCTCTGCATTGCCGCCTCCGCCAGTGCACGCGCCGGTCCTGCCTACGCCGCTGCTGAAATTTGTCGACGCCATTCGCGGTATCCTCTTCTCCCTTTCTCAGATctacgccgcgctgcagcagcacattTGTGTATCTACAGACGAGAGTGTAGCGGCGCAGTTCCAGCGGCCCCTCGGTGTGTCGGACGTGTCGCTCACAATGCTGATCGGCGCACTGGACAAGTTCGACGtggcggcacagcgcggcgttcCTGAGCCTCctgtgctgcgcttcgtgctcgatgcgtgcCAGGAGAGTGTGCGCACATTCCAGAGAATGGTCGCGATGCTGCACATGCAACTCTCCCAGCTCGAGCAGAGCGTCGATGTGCGCTTCACACGAACACTCTTGCTCATGCTCTACGGAAGCGTCGCGGAGATCCGGAATAGCGCCGCGATCATGTCGCCGCAAATGACCGCAGTTATGCCGTACCTTGCGCAGGacgcatgcgccgagcaagaaGGCAATGAGTCTCCGCCCTCGCTCCTGGCCACGCCACTCTCGCACGCCCGCTCCGCAAAACACAAGGGCGGCTCGATATCGTCCATTGCCTCGCTCCGCGCTCCCCACATGTCTCCGTCTGCCTCTTGGAAAGTGTCGCCGCGGATAGGGGCGCCGAGCCCATCCGCAGCGACACGCACGCCCAAAGGGCCCGTGCGCTCGCTGAGCGGCCCCTGCCGCGCGGGTGCACCCGAGCCCAGCGCGATCGATGCACAGCTATACAGCCTGCTCAACCAAGTCACCGATAGCTCCCTCGCCATTTGGCATGAGCTACACACCTATATCCAGTCCTCCCTGCAGCAGGACACATCGCCCGCGCAACCCGGAACTCCCACAGGAACACGCTCCCGCAGATTGCGCGATGTTGACGAAATGTGCAAGAGCACCATGGAACTGACAAGCCGCTTGCAAggcaccatggcgcgctttcacgaagacgcagcgcgcaacgccgctgcggcaccTGACGATGCCCAGCAGCTATGGGAGGAAGCAAACCATTTCGTCCGTGCAATTATCCATATCTCTACCCTTATCAAGGCCGTTGCGGCGAACAATCCGTTCCCGCGCGAGCtcatgcgccgcgtcggcgagctgaACCACGGCTGCTCCACATTGGCcgccgagctgctgcgcgtgtgTCCGTAG
- the set9 gene encoding [histone H3]-lysine(4) N-trimethyltransferase (EggNog:ENOG503NYMN; COG:B): MEELAADDDLLSSMLLDTLEFEPAITTHKMNPLHRNVRFDRDVVSRLVRQHVIWDQNVPAAVAAFMDLPVIKKHTQRKTPAQLRVFELCVLAVRANDRHIQRYLQAYLPDAGFEYALTFRYRTAFLRQAKWSEADEDAPRAASGTGAVMDRADLCVLSTRAFAPDETMTFCRAALKDLSHAEDEELRQGAQQARAACHQAGHSRPRSDFSIIRSSSRKCSQLLLGPARYINHDCHPNAEFRRSGHQISIQIIRPVRKNEEITTYYGDNYFEPGNKECMCATCERLGRNFYAQSAPHETPAAQPDARLLRSVAHHAPPRNVPEHDRIAIQLDPDAQGAEVLCITCNARFRAPERWWTPDECMRCERHYKLYQRDWPNRTPQEHRAERTRSAPEKKRTARTTKRVGKRGASSSAEPFLPVKLSPVRAVHSDTSDAESADRHLPRRKYEVRSDDSDENFDEHHVTLGPRILGHQASTDVLASYWGATEGPRRARRRPNHDVYASALQHGPRTKQHDGEHDGAHDGAHDGVRATSLPPAVKRVVHDTHKRSASSSHARDKSKDAVAAPSAAPKASAPSSAAMRTPPIATSGAARTSVSNLALFWSGGVAGRTRGQARASSETRLQCMASAGAARARSESTERVPKPDAGRAEKHGAPNGQGAETPRPSVPAEHVLRQDTALPPMPSVVRQPARRNLRWGNGKTSASRVLPIQRHAPLLPKASRADGAAAPFFNGAYPSEHTLPLKHEHSM, encoded by the exons ATGGAAGAACTGGCTGCGGACGATGATCTGCTCTCCTCCATGCTGTTGGA CACGCTGGAGTTTGAGCCGGCCATCACGACACACAAGATGAACCCATTGCATCGAAATGTGCGCTTTGACCGCGATGTTGTGTCGCGCTTAGTACGCCAGCATGTAATATGGGACCAAAATGTGCCCGCGGCTGTCGCCGCGTTTATGGACCTGCCCGTGATCAAGAAACATACACAGCGCAAGACCccagcgcagctgcgcgtaTTTGAATTGTGTGTACTTGCTGTGCGTGCTAACGACAGGCATATCCAGCGATACCTACAGGCGTACCTACCCGACGCTGGGTTTGAATATGCACTCACCTTTCGCTACCGCACCGCCTTTCTGCGCCAGGCAAAATGGAGCGAAGCggacgaggatgcgccacgcgccgcaagcggcacaggcgctgtGATGGACCGCGCTGATCTCTGTGTACTGTCCACacgcgcgtttgcgcccGACGAAACCATGACGttctgccgcgccgcgctcaaaGACCTTTCGCATGCAGAAGACGAGGAACTGCGCCAAGGGGCACAgcaggcgcgtgcggcgtgcCACCAAGCAGGCCATTCGCGTCCGCGGAGTGACTTTTCCATTATCCGCTCGTCTAGCAGAAAGTGCAGCCAGCTGCTTTTGGGTCCCGCGCGCTACATCAACCACGACTGCCACCCAAACGCCGAGTTTCGCCGCTCGGGGCACCAGATCTCCATCCAGATCATCCGCCCCGTGCGCAAGAACGAGGAAATCACGACATACTACGGCGACAACTACTTTGAGCCGGGAAATAAAGagtgcatgtgcgcgacgtgcgaGCGGCTCGGGCGCAACTTTTacgcgcaaagcgcccCGCACGAGACGCCTGCAGCCCAGCCAGACGCGCGTCTACTGCGCAGTGTTGCCcaccacgcgccgccgcgcaatgtgccCGAGCACGACCGGATTGCTATCCAGCTCGATCCCGATGCACAAGGCGCCGAAGTGCTGTGCATCACCTGCAACGCCCgttttcgcgcgccggaaCGATGGTGGACGCCAGACGAATGCATGCGGTGCGAGCGGCACTATAAACTGTACCAGCGCGACTGGCCGAaccgcacgccgcaagAGCATCGCGcagagcgcacgcgctctGCGCCCGAGAAAAaacgcacagcgcgcacgaCAAAACGCGTGgggaagcgcggcgcctcgtcgagcgcggaGCCTTTTTTGCCTGTGAAGCTAAGTCCTGTCCGTGCGGTGCACTCGGACACGAGCGATGCCGAGTCGGCTGACCGGCATCtgccgcgacgcaagtACGAGGTGCGGAGCGACGATAGCGACGAAAACTTTGACGAGCACCATGTCACGCTCGGGCCGCGCATTTTGGGGCACCAAGCGAGCACCGATGTGCTTGCGTCGTACTGGGGCGCGACAGAGgggccgcggcgtgcgcggcgcaggccaAATCACGATGTGTACGCaagtgcgctgcagcatgggCCGCGGACGAAGCAGCATGACGGCGAGCACGACGGGGCGCATGACGGGGCGCACGACGGGGTGCGGGCAACGTCCTTGCCGCCCGCGGTCAAGCGCGTCGTCCACGACACGCACAAAcgcagtgcgtcgagctcgCATGCACGCGACAAATCCAAAGACGCAGTGGCCgcacccagcgccgcacccaaagccagcgcgccgagcagtgCCGCtatgcgcacgccgcccattgcgacaagcggcgcggcgcgtactTCCGTGTCCAACCTTGCACTCTTTTGGTCCGGCGGTGTGGCCGGCCGGACGCGAGGccaggcgcgcgcttcgagcgAGACGCGTTTGCAGTGCATGGCGTCGGCCGGTGCGGCCCGAGCGCGCTCGGAATCAACGGAGCGTGTGCCAAAGCCAGACGCGGGGCGCGCCGAGAAGCATGGTGCGCCAAACGGACAGGGTGCAGAGACACCACGGCCCTCTGTGCCTGCCGAGCATGTTTTGCGGCAGGATACGGCGCTGCCCCCGATGCCAAGTGTGGTGCGGCAgccggcgcggcgcaactTGCGCTGGGGAAATGGCAAGACAAGTGCAAGTCGTGTATTGCCGATACAACGGCATGCACCGCTCCTGCCCAAGGCCAGCCGTGCAgatggcgcagcagcgccgttTTTCAATGGGGCATATCCCAGCGAGCACACACTCCCGCTCAAGCACGAGCATTCAATGTAG
- a CDS encoding uncharacterized protein (EggNog:ENOG503NWVJ; COG:A), translating into MMEDLMRPIGQQDELSRRRSPSPTQRSDSPPLHLARDNDRSMRWNEKARNERGLQPMRDVILLGLDVDVDAEKLRTLITSLADQVGARLAVPPQDVTVIRDRNTGMSKGFGFAKFETLEDAKRFVTVHAPFISNAEHWLGPAPGDTDGKIRRKRIKVDYSNSERPQGGVSYYEQHNAPGCKEQQKRRTRRTRGGEHEQVDTKNENPGLRDASAFPTSMLLLTNVDRELRAAEIGTALYNLPLAPLAVPIANALASALAQLDQILVVRDRATYRSMSHAVAVFKDMDAARAVLDTMRNTTIFPDGIVLGGQRVRTSFADPIVFEEADPYDPTCAPWTYTDAEQRIWRYENERLGLEMWDAKTYTPASSSAMTTPASTPRSSISTDILSSSVEQERKSSIDGVLTTLITLPPPHAALRGINFGDKERLVCLLCQRQFKNAELLARHATESGLHRTNLDDEHACRAGAARVQANQYMHIKENAAVPFFAPHKHPGTTATRKIPSQSAELRRLALQPMGWNVGATDSVLNPTTLSFITRANAEPWAPMHVQRAPVSTMYPPYV; encoded by the coding sequence ATGATGGAAGATCTTATGCGGCCTATCGGCCAGCAAGACGAACTCTCGCGTCGTCGCAGCCCATCCCCCACCCAGCGCTCGGACTCCCCGCCGCTGCATCTGGCTCGCGACAATGACCgctccatgcgctggaACGAGAAAGCGCGCAACGAGCGCGGATTGCAGCCGATGCGCGACGTGATCCTGCTGGGCCTCGACGTGGACGTGGACGCAGAAAAGCTCCGCACGCTCATCACGTCGCTTGCGGACCAagtcggcgcgcgcctcgccgtgCCGCCTCAAGACGTCACTGTGATTCGCGACAGGAATACGGGCATGTCGAAAGGGTTTGGCTTTGCCAAGTTCGAGACGCTCGAAGACGCCAAACGCTTTGTCACGGTGCACGCACCGTTTATCAGCAATGCCGAGCATTGGCTCGGCCCTGCGCCCGGCGATACCGATGGCAAGatacggcgcaagcgcatcaagGTCGACTACAGCAACAGCGAGCGCCCCCAAGGAGGCGTCTCGTACTATGAGCAGCACAATGCACCGGGCTGCAAAGAGCAAcagaagcggcgcacgcggcgcacgcgcggagGCGAACACGAGCAGGTGGATACCAAGAACGAAAACCCAGGCCTGCGTGACGCCTCTGCATTCCCAACTTCCATGCTTCTTCTCACGAATGTCGATCgggagctgcgcgccgccgagaTTGGCACTGCATTGTACAAcctgccgcttgcgccgttgGCTGTCCCGATTGCGAATGCACTGGCGagtgcgcttgcgcagctggaccAAATTCTTGTGGTGCGCGACCGCGCAACATACCGCTCCATGTCGCACGCCGTGGCCGTGTTCAAGGACatggacgccgcgcgcgcagtgctcgACACGATGCGCAACACAACTATATTCCCCGACGGAATTGTGCTTGGCGGCCAGCGTGTGCGCACGAGCTTTGCAGACCCAATTGTATTCGAAGAAGCGGATCCGTACGACCCTACCTGTGCCCCGTGGACGTATAccgacgccgagcagcgcatctgGCGCTACGAGAACGAGCGCCTGGGCCTGGAAATGTGGGATGCCAAGACATACACGCCTGCATCGTCCTCGGCGATGACAACGCCTGcctccacgccgcgctcctcgatTTCGACCGATATCCTTTCCAGCAGCGTTGAGCAGGAACGCAAGTCGAGCATCGATGGCGTGCTTACCACGCTCATCACACTTCCTccgccgcacgccgcactGCGTGGCATAAACTTTGGCGACAAGGAGCGCCTGGTTTGCCTTCTCTGCCAGCGCCAGTTTAAGAACGCAGAGCTGTTGGCCCGCCATGCGACGGAAAGTGGACTGCACCGCACCAACCTGGACGACGAGCACGCCTGCcgtgcaggcgccgcgcgtgtaCAAGCCAACCAGTATATGCATATTAAGGAAAACGCAGCAGTGCCTTTTTTTGCACCGCACAAACACCCCGGAACCACCGCTACACGCAAAATACCCTCGCAGTCCGCTGAATTGCGCAGGCTCGCATTGCAGCCCATGGGATGGAATGTCGGCGCGACCGACTCCGTGCTCAACCCAACCACGCTCTCCTTCATTACACGCGCCAATGCAGAGCCCTGGGCACCGATGCATGTACAAAGAGCACCAGTTTCTACAATGTACCCCCCTTATGTCTAA
- the SPT6 gene encoding Transcription elongation factor spt6 (COG:K; EggNog:ENOG503NUPH; BUSCO:EOG09260492) codes for MDADAYSRAAERGEDVPMSEEEGDALMKEDGNVVGLDSSDEDEDDDEEEQRRVAEGFIDDDDDAHSRNVKRKRRSHRHESEDEALDEDDLALLKENTGPDDARLKRLRPQEGQDAHKESLANIFDDEELPSVSDAIRSGYEGGAQGYDDELDDFIEDDEDEELDEELREERRQARREERRAARLSGQRIDPLKVGIDPEAWDEIHDIFGNGEDYAWAIAEDDEEEEESRKSKMEYKDIFEPEQIRERMLTDDDDRIKQVDIPERIQLAIPGEAGLSYLERKMSDAELDDAANWASLRISPRCTAEFVEQGAAHGALRGTWTRCVRQMLAYMLNEFLEVPYLTQHRLDDLELSHFNSETQKHDTITLLLHQELLSLNTLGIKFKLLLVRKQALSHTLAQLRNVLGSIDEETSAYVDELLAQAASFEEVSDINEWLAMRFGEKFRDATAMIEAGQLHGASLFKKPTVVSEYERLVRLPVALLARRMSISPQQLAANVVSGVHAHVPEDESRPPHQVADEFIDAENGIFSAENALALVRTMLAHEIGKEPLLRREVRSLFLSAALLDVEPTERGMTRIDESHLYHNFKFLRAKPVSALLQNPSQFLQIINAEEERLVRVTLRLPTELANRFEARLQDEYVSEGLRDVSQRWNEERRAVVEEANAAFLLPLGRAWMREWLLEECRDALLRHVESRVAARVAGGPYQSAGMQSRNGDPEVEELDHIPRVLAVSDGDGDPRKSEVVAIFLDERARFLERAAYDSLRPPTRAQQAQRDEAMGGNEAAFEDARAAFVDLLKRRRPDVIVVNGFSARTAQLVASVEELAHAAHSEMGGHAHARIDVIRCYDDIARLYQHSARAMQEFPELSTLGRYCIALARYTQSPVNEFAALGADLIAVQFDPAQRLLPSERLRMHMERAIVMAVNDVGVDINDAVNNSYIQHMLPYVAGLGHRKAQALVQAIRAKLQGHVVSRVCLAKHGVLSFAVWNNAASFLRIEQDRAIEARDDQPDVLDATRIHPEDYDFPRQMARDALNKHVEDLEGEHPSVACEEIMQHAHPEEKLAALDLDNYAAMLYEQRGISKRLTLFFCKQELIRPYEDWRMPQALPSMDEIFTMFTGETRRQLSEGYVVPVAVTRIEEGRDMDGFLRVRLGSGIEGTIAGRDIVAGYDPRQVRLRQMFRTGQTLNAVLILLDMYTMRAELSIRPEAFEHVNPAQGRVPVDAMYFDHERAQLASEEAEMRIRRRNRNRIGSRVIDHPNYHNLNALQAQTFLATQPRGAVVIRPSSRGMDHLAATWKVDEGVYQHIDVLELDKENDYALGRILRVADMGSYSDLDDLIVNHVRPMAGMVEMMMNHEKYKGADVQALHTYLTNASLANPTRSVYAFGLDREHPGYFYLAFKANASAPIQQWSVKVLPGAFKLGHATQLADMAALTNAFKTQYTAQASAAARGGRTPAVHGGATPGGRTPGHYGAQTPLLGGATPGRFGGATPGRFGGVTPGYAGPPGPPPAHPGQRW; via the coding sequence ATGGATGCGGACGCGTATTCGCGGGCCGCGGAACGCGGCGAGGATGTGCCCATGAGCGAGGAAGAGGGCGATGCACTAATGAAAGAAGATGGAAACGTTGTTGGCCTCGATAGCAGCGATGAGgacgaagacgacgacgaagaagagcaGCGTCGTGTGGCAGAAGGCTTTatcgacgacgacgacgacgcgcacAGCCGTAATgtcaagcgcaagcgccgctcgcatCGGCACGAATCTGAAGATGAGGCGCTGGATGAGGACGATCTGGCCCTGCTTAAAGAAAATACCGGCCCCGACGACGCACGCCTCAAGCGGCTCCGCCCCCAAGAAGGCCAAGACGCACACAAGGAATCGCTTGCAAACATCTTTGACGACGAAGAGCTCCCGTCCGTCTCGGATGCGATCCGCTCTGGGTATGAGGGGGGTGCACAAGGTtacgacgacgagctggacgacTTTATCGAagacgacgaagacgaagagctggacgaggagctccGCGAAGAgcggcggcaagcgcggcgtgaagagcgccgcgccgcacggctCAGTGGCCAGCGCATTGATCCACTTAAAGTCGGCATCGACCCCGAAGCCTGGGACGAGATCCACGATATTTTCGGCAACGGCGAAGACTATGCGTGGGCGATTGCggaagacgacgaggaggaggaggagaGCAGAAAAAGCAAGATGGAGTACAAAGACATTTTCGAGCCCGAGCAGATCCGTGAGCGGATGCTCACCGATGACGACGACCGGATCAAGCAGGTCGACATCCccgagcgcatccagctTGCGATTCCCGGCGAGGCTGGATTGTCGTATCTGGAGCGCAAAATGAGCGATGCggagctggacgatgcggcCAACTGGGCATCTCTACGCATATCGCCGCGGTGTACCGCTGAGTTTGTagagcaaggcgcggcacACGGCGCACTTCGCGGCACATGGACGCGTTGCGTGCGCCAAATGCTTGCGTACATGCTCAACGAATTTCTCGAGGTCCCCTATCTTACCCAGCATCGCCTCGACGACCTCGAGCTGTCGCACTTCAACTCTGAAACGCAAAAGCACGACACCATCACCCTGCTTCTCCACCAGGAGCTGCTCTCGCTCAACACACTCGGGATCAAGTTTAAGCTGTTGCTCGTGCGGAAGCAAGCGCTTTCGCACactcttgcgcagctgcgcaacgtTCTCGGCAGCATTGACGAGGAGACATCTGCGTAcgtggacgagctgctcgcccaAGCCGCGAGCTTTGAAGAAGTCTCTGATATCAACGAATGGCTCGCAATGCGTTTCGGCGAAAAgttccgcgacgcgacggCGATGATCGAGGCGGGgcagctgcacggcgcttcgcTTTTCAAGAAACCCACTGTGGTGAGTGAGTATGAGCGGCTGGTGCGACTTCCCGTTGCCCTACTTGCTCGGCGTATGAGCATCTCcccgcagcagctcgcagCAAATGTAGTGAGCGGCGTTCATGCGCACGTTCCCGAGGACGAGTCGCGCCCGCCGCACCAGGTTGCAGACGAGTTTATCGACGCGGAAAACGGCATTTTCTCCGCCGAAAACGCACTCGCACTGGTGCGAACAATGCTTGCGCACGAAATCGGCAAAGAGCCGCTGCTCCGCCGCGAAGTGCGCAGTCTTTTCCTtagcgcggcgctgctcgatgtCGAGCCGACCGAGCGCGGGATGACGAGGATCGATGAGAGCCATTTGTACCACAACTTCAAGtttctgcgcgccaagcccgTCTCGGCCCTCTTGCAAAACCCCTCGCAGTTCTTGCAGATCATAAATGCCGAGGAGGAACGGCTTGTGCGCGTCACACTGCGTCTGCCGACCGAGCTCGCCAACCGCTTCGAAGCACGTCTCCAGGACGAGTATGTAAGCGAAGGGTTGCGTGATGTAAGCCAGCGCTGGAacgaggagcggcgcgcggtaGTTGAAGAGGCCAATGCTGCCTTCCTCCTGCCGCTCGGCCGTGCATGGATGCGCGAGTGGCTTCTGGAAGAGTGCCGCGACGcattgctgcgccacgtcgaaagccgcgtcgctgcgcgcgtcgctggggGCCCGTACCAGTCGGCAGGCATGCAGAGCCGCAACGGGGATCCCGAAGTAGAGGAGCTGGACCATATTccgcgcgtcttggccgTTTCTgacggcgacggcgatCCGCGCAAAAGCGAGGTCGTGGCCATCTTTttggacgagcgcgcgcgattcctcgagcgcgccgcgtacgaTTCCTTGCGCCCTCCCACgcgtgcacagcaagcgcagcgcgacgaagCCATGGGAGGAAACGAGGCGGCTTTTgaagacgcgcgcgcagcgtttgTGGATCTCctcaagcggcgcaggcccGACGTGATTGTGGTGAATGGCTTTagtgcgcgcaccgcacaactcgtcgccagcgtcgaggaacttgcgcacgcagcgcacagcgaGATGGGCGGTcatgcgcacgcgcggatcgaCGTGATTCGGTGCTACGAcgacattgcgcggctATAccagcacagcgcgcgagcgatgcaagaGTTTCCCGAGCTCAGCACCCTCGGCCGCTACTGCATTGCTCTCGCGCGCTATACACAGTCGCCCGTGAATgagtttgccgcgctcggaGCGGATTTGATTGCCGTGCAGTTCGatcctgcgcagcgcctgctccCATCGGAGCGCTTGCGAATGCACATGGAGCGTGCGATTGTCATGGCGGTGAACGATGTGGGTGTCGATATCAACGACGCTGTGAATAATAGCTACATCCAGCACATGCTGCCCTACGTCGCTGGCCTGGGCCACCGAAAAGCGCAGGCGTTAGTCCAGGCCAtccgcgccaagctccaaGGACACGTTGTGAGCCGCGTATGCcttgccaagcacggcgtgcTTTCCTTCGCCGTCTGGAACAACGCCGCGTCGTTtttgcgcatcgagcaggaCCGCGCgatcgaggcgcgcgacgaccAGCCagacgtgctcgacgccaCGCGTATCCACCCCGAAGACTACGACTTTCCGCGCCAAATGGCGCGGGATGCGCTCAACAAACACGTGGAAGACCTCGAAGGCGAGCATCCCAGTGTGGCGTGCGAGGAAATCATGCAGCACGCACACCCCGAAGAaaagctcgccgcgctcgacctGGACAACTATGCAGCGATGCTCtacgagcagcgcggcataAGCAAACGGCTCACGCTTTTTTTCTGTAAGCAAGAGCTGATCCGCCCCTACGAAGACtggcgcatgccgcaggcgctgccgagcatggATGAGATATTTACCATGTTTACCGGCGAGACACGGCGCCAGCTGTCCGAGGGCTACGTCGTCCCTGTGGCGGTCACGAGGATCGAAGAGGGGCGCGACATGGATGGGTTTTTGCGTGTGCGCCTTGGTTCTGGCATCGAAGGGACGATTGCTGGGCGCGATATCGTGGCGGGGTATGATCCGCGCCAGGTGCGCCTCCGCCAGATGTTCCGCACGGGCCAGACACTGAATGCAGTGCTGATCCTTTTGGATATGTACACGATGCGTGCAGAGCTGAGTATCCGCCCCGAAGCGTTTGAGCATGTCAATCCCGCCCAGGGCCGCGTTCCGGTAGACGCCATGTACTTTGACcacgagcgtgcgcagcttgcgaGCGAGGAAGCCGAGATGCGGATTCGCCGCCGGAACCGGAACCGGATCGGCAGTCGTGTGATCGACCACCCCAACTACCACAACCTCAACGCGCTCCAGGCGCAAACCTTTTTGGCGACGCAGCCGCGTGGCGCCGTGGTGATCCGGCCGAGTTCGCGCGGCATGGACCATCTTGCAGCGACGTGGAAGGTGGACGAGGGCGTTTACCAGCACATTgacgtgctcgagctcgacaaggaGAACGACTATGCATTGGGCCGTATTTTGCGCGTGGCCGATATGGGCTCCTACTCGGACTTGGACGACCTGATTGTGAACCATGTGCGCCCCATGGCGGGAATGGTGGAGATGATGATGAACCATGAAAAGTACAAGGGTGCAGACGTACAAGCGCTGCATACCTATTTGACCAATGCCTCGCTCGCCAACCCGACACGCTCGGTGTATGCGTTTGGCTTGGATCGCGAGCACCCTGGCTACTTTTATCTCGCGTTCAAGGCGAATGCCAGTGCACCGATTCAGCAGTGGTCCGTCAAGGTCCTGCCAGGCGCATTCAAACTCGGGCACGCGACGCAATTGGCGGACATGGCCGCGCTGACGAATGCATTCAAGACGCAGTACACGGCGCAGGccagcgcagctgcgcgggGCGGTAGGACGCCGGCAGTGCATGGCGGTGCCACGCCGGGTGGACGCACTCCGGGGCACTATGGCGCACAAACGCCCCTgttgggcggcgcgacgccagGGAGgtttggcggcgcgacgccagGGAGATTTGGCGGTGTCACGCCGGGGTACGCAGGACCGCCGGGGCCTCCGCCCGCACATCCAGGCCAGCGTTGGTAG